The following proteins are co-located in the Doryrhamphus excisus isolate RoL2022-K1 chromosome 3, RoL_Dexc_1.0, whole genome shotgun sequence genome:
- the LOC131126315 gene encoding transcriptional repressor p66 alpha-like isoform X2 produces the protein MSEEDVRQTRSQKRALERDAAPQTIESSRDNNESKKPKLDLSEPTAQALIKSDPELEQDGQSPTETGSNEEPTQLPALAVKDEAAHETSSDNQTGCNDRTRRALKAESDVDTKNHLPVTEPKASSGMLATGEVKATIKVEVQTGEQPVDMSTSKGIKREKRPASPEEDDDIIILSDNDSPSPPVNGLNHLKELDTDLLMKSSPAERERIIKQLKEELRLEEAKLVLLKKLRQSQLQRDTLKSSGVSTSSAPPPLIRGTIASGKSSQQLVTGRTSGTVIPPPLVRGGQQVSSKHGSQIIMPPLVRGAQVQALRQQQQQQLASTGGGGSGPPPLLLGTRTSAPAGQGQRNMLQTGLIRVGTSANSLSSSTLKVSSSGSGGVTLVGTNDSPASRQAAAKLALRKQLEKTLLEIPPPKPPAPEFSFLPSAANNEFIYLVGLEEVVQNLLDTIHRGKTGVALPKLVVRDPFVCTQCHTDFTCRWRQDKAKGGIVLCEDCMSSNQKKALKAEHTNRLKAAFVKALQQEQEIEQRIIQQTSSSISHGSSSSSSSSLKAEQLVAQQLKQAQARSSLHRGSNVIHHHSIKSSQGQLSHSSVVRGVPHSFSSSSQLQSAVAAAALVSRPGKHVTQRSVQISKVSSSGVGGSRNVSGGGSASSTAWKKQSNSNKGVTMAYVNPSLSGHKTSASVDARQREYLLDMIPSRSSISQTANTWK, from the exons ATGTCTGAGGAGGACGTCCGCCAGACACGCAGCCAGAAGAGGGCGCTGGAAAGGGATGCTGCACCCCAGACAATAGAATCTTCCAGAGATAACAATGAAAGCAAAAAGCCTAAGCTGGACCTGTCCGAACCCACTGCCCAAGCACTCATTAAATCTGACCCCGAACTGGAACAGGATGGTCAGAGTCCAACTGAGACTGGATCAAATGAGGAGCCGACGCAGTTACCAGCGCTAGCAGTGAAAGACGAGGCCGCCCATGAAACGAGCTCGGACAATCAAACTGGATGCAATGACAGAACCAGAAGGGCTCTGAAAGCGGAGTCGGACGTGGATACCAAGAACCACTTACCAGTGACGGAGCCGAAGGCTTCCAGTGGCATGTTGGCTACGGGCGAGGTGAAGGCCACCATCAAAGTTGAGGTTCAGACTGGAGAACAGCCTGTGGACATGAGCACTTCCAAAGG CATCAAACGAGAGAAGCGACCTGCATCCCCTGAGgaggatgatgacatcatcatcttgTCAGACAATGACTCCCCGAGTCCTCCGGTGAATGGTCTGAACCACTTGAAGGAGCTGGACACGGACCTCCTCATG AAGAGCAGCCCGGCCGAGCGCGAGCGCATCATTAAGCAGCTGAAAGAGGAGCTGAGGCTGGAGGAGGCCAAGCTGGTGCTGCTGAAGAAGCTCCGACAAAGCCAGTTACAGCGGGACACTCTGAAG TCCTCGGGGGTGTCCACCTCCTCCGCTCCACCTCCTCTAATACGTGGGACCATCGCAAGCGGCAAAAGCTCTCAACag CTGGTGACGGGCAGGACTTCAGGCACGGTCATCCCCCCACCTTTGGTGCGTGGAGGGCAGCAGGTGTCGTCCAAACATGGCTCCCAGATCATCATGCCGCCTCTTGTTAGAGGAGCGCAG GTCCAGGCTCTccgccagcagcagcagcagcagttggCGTCCACCGGAGGTGGAGGCTCCGGGCCGCCTCCGTTACTGTTGGGGACCAGGACCTCGGCCCCTGCTGGCCAGGGCCAGAGAAACATGTTGCAGACAGGCCTCATCAGAGTAGGAACTAGTGCAAACTCACTG TCCTCGTCCACTTTGAAGGTGTCCTCCTCAGGGAGCGGCGGCGTGACTCTGGTCGGCACCAACGACAGTCCAGCCAGCCGCCAAGCCGCAGCCAAACTAGCTCTGCGGAAGCAACTAGAGAAGACCCTCTTGGAGATCCCGCCGCCCAAGCCTCCTGCTCCCGAGTTTAGCTTCCTGCCTTCGGCGGCCAATAATGAGTTCATCTACTTGGTGGGACTCGAGGAAGTGGTCCAGAACTTGCTGGATACCATTCACAGAG GAAAGACGGGCGTAGCTCTGCCCAAGCTGGTCGTCAGAGACCCCTTCGTGTGCACCCAGTGCCACACCGACTTCACGTGCAGGTGGAGGCAGGACAAGGCCAAAGGAGGCATCGTCCTCTGCGAAGACTGCATGTCGTCCAATCAGAAAAAGGCCCTGAAAGCCGAGCACACCAACAGGCTGAAAGCCGCTTTCGTCAAAGCGCTGCAGCAAGAGCAGGAAATCGAGCAGCGCATCATTCAGCAGACGTCTTCATCCATCTCCCACGGTAGCTCTTCATCCTCTTCGTCGTCACTGAAGGCGGAGCAACTGGTAGCTCAGCAGCTGAAGCAGGCTCAAGCACGATCCTCCCTGCACCGAGGGTCCAACGTCATCCACCATCACTCCATCAAG AGCTCCCAGGGCCAGCTGTCCCACAGTAGCGTGGTGAGGGGTGTCCCCcactccttctcctcctcttcccagCTGCAGAGTGCCGTGGCGGCCGCCGCTTTGGTCAGCCGTCCAGGTAAGCACGTGACCCAGCGCTCTGTCCAGATTTCAAAGGTGAGCAGCAGTGGAGTCGGCGGCAGCAGGAATGTGAGCGGAGGAGGTAGTGCCTCATCCACTGCATGGAAGAAGCAGAGCAACAGCAACAAAG GTGTGACCATGGCCTACGTGAACCCCAGCCTGAGCGGACACAAGACCTCAGCCAGCGTGGACGCACGTCAGAGGGAGTACCTGCTGGACATGATACCCTCACGCTCGTCCATCTCGCAGACTGCAAACACATGGAAATGA
- the slc25a42 gene encoding mitochondrial coenzyme A transporter SLC25A42 — translation MGSGVHEKRLSLTKEDGLPQASTQAESMKQKTPSVITTLFSGAFAGAVAKTAVAPLDRTKIIFQVSSARFSAKEAYRVIYRTYLKDGFLSLWRGNSATMVRVIPYAAIQFCAHEQYKSLLGDYYGFQGKALPPLPRLLAGSMAGTTATMLTYPLDMVRARMAVTPKEMYSNILHVFVRISREEGLKTLYRGFAPTILGVVPYAGLSFFTYETLKKLHAENSGRPEPYSYERLAFGACAGLIGQSASYPLDVVRRRMQTAGVTGHTYGTILGTIKEIMSEEGVIRGLFKGLSMNWVKGPIAVGISFTTFDLTEILLSKLREMGYTSR, via the exons ATGGGGAGTGGAGTCCATGAGAAACGTCTGTCACTCACTAAGGAAGATGGGCTGCCACAGGCCTCCACTCAGGCAGAA AGCATGAAGCAGAAGACTCCCTCTGTCATCACCACACTCTTCTCGGGGGCTTTTGCAGGCGCTGTGGCCAAGACAGCTGTCGCTCCATTGGACAGGACTAAAATCATCTTCCAAG tgTCTTCAGCGAGATTCTCTGCCAAA GAGGCCTACAGGGTAATCTACCGCACATACCTGAAGGATGGCTTCCTCAGTCTGTGGAGGGGCAACTCCGCCACCATGGTGCGGGTCATCCCGTATGCCGCCATCCAGTTCTGTGCTCACGAGCAGTACAAAAGTCTCCTGGGGGACTACTACGGCTTCCAGGGAAA GGCCCTACCTCCACTCCCGAGGTTACTGGCTGGATCCATGGCAGGCACCACTGCCACCATGTTGACATATCCTCTGGATATGGTGCGAGCTCGGATGGCTGTGACACCAAAGGAAAT GTACAGCAACATCCTGCATGTATTCGTAAGGATCTCTCGGGAGGAGGGGCTAAAGACACTGTATCGAGGTTTTGCCCCCACCATACTAGGCGTGGTTCCCTATGCGGGGCTCAGCTTCTTTACCTATGAGACGCTGAAGAAGCTTCATGCAG AAAACAGTGGCCGCCCAGAGCCTTACTCTTATGAACGTCTGGCCTTTGGGGCCTGTGCGGGCCTCATTGGTCAGTCTGCGTCTTACCCCTTGGATGTGGTACGGCGGCGCATGCAGACGGCAGGCGTCACGGGTCACACGTACGGCACCATCCTGGGCACCATCAAGGAAATCATGTCGGAGGAGGGGGTCATCAGAGGACTCTTCAAAGGCCTCAGTATGAACTGGGTCAAAGGGCCCATTGCGGTGGGAATCAGCTTCACTACCTTTGACCTCACTGAGATTCTTCTGAGCAAGCTCCGTGAGATGGGTTACACATCTCGGTAA
- the LOC131126315 gene encoding transcriptional repressor p66 alpha-like isoform X1, whose protein sequence is MSEEDVRQTRSQKRALERDAAPQTIESSRDNNESKKPKLDLSEPTAQALIKSDPELEQDGQSPTETGSNEEPTQLPALAVKDEAAHETSSDNQTGCNDRTRRALKAESDVDTKNHLPVTEPKASSGMLATGEVKATIKVEVQTGEQPVDMSTSKGIKREKRPASPEEDDDIIILSDNDSPSPPVNGLNHLKELDTDLLMKSSPAERERIIKQLKEELRLEEAKLVLLKKLRQSQLQRDTLKSSGVSTSSAPPPLIRGTIASGKSSQQLVTGRTSGTVIPPPLVRGGQQVSSKHGSQIIMPPLVRGAQQVQALRQQQQQQLASTGGGGSGPPPLLLGTRTSAPAGQGQRNMLQTGLIRVGTSANSLSSSTLKVSSSGSGGVTLVGTNDSPASRQAAAKLALRKQLEKTLLEIPPPKPPAPEFSFLPSAANNEFIYLVGLEEVVQNLLDTIHRGKTGVALPKLVVRDPFVCTQCHTDFTCRWRQDKAKGGIVLCEDCMSSNQKKALKAEHTNRLKAAFVKALQQEQEIEQRIIQQTSSSISHGSSSSSSSSLKAEQLVAQQLKQAQARSSLHRGSNVIHHHSIKSSQGQLSHSSVVRGVPHSFSSSSQLQSAVAAAALVSRPGKHVTQRSVQISKVSSSGVGGSRNVSGGGSASSTAWKKQSNSNKGVTMAYVNPSLSGHKTSASVDARQREYLLDMIPSRSSISQTANTWK, encoded by the exons ATGTCTGAGGAGGACGTCCGCCAGACACGCAGCCAGAAGAGGGCGCTGGAAAGGGATGCTGCACCCCAGACAATAGAATCTTCCAGAGATAACAATGAAAGCAAAAAGCCTAAGCTGGACCTGTCCGAACCCACTGCCCAAGCACTCATTAAATCTGACCCCGAACTGGAACAGGATGGTCAGAGTCCAACTGAGACTGGATCAAATGAGGAGCCGACGCAGTTACCAGCGCTAGCAGTGAAAGACGAGGCCGCCCATGAAACGAGCTCGGACAATCAAACTGGATGCAATGACAGAACCAGAAGGGCTCTGAAAGCGGAGTCGGACGTGGATACCAAGAACCACTTACCAGTGACGGAGCCGAAGGCTTCCAGTGGCATGTTGGCTACGGGCGAGGTGAAGGCCACCATCAAAGTTGAGGTTCAGACTGGAGAACAGCCTGTGGACATGAGCACTTCCAAAGG CATCAAACGAGAGAAGCGACCTGCATCCCCTGAGgaggatgatgacatcatcatcttgTCAGACAATGACTCCCCGAGTCCTCCGGTGAATGGTCTGAACCACTTGAAGGAGCTGGACACGGACCTCCTCATG AAGAGCAGCCCGGCCGAGCGCGAGCGCATCATTAAGCAGCTGAAAGAGGAGCTGAGGCTGGAGGAGGCCAAGCTGGTGCTGCTGAAGAAGCTCCGACAAAGCCAGTTACAGCGGGACACTCTGAAG TCCTCGGGGGTGTCCACCTCCTCCGCTCCACCTCCTCTAATACGTGGGACCATCGCAAGCGGCAAAAGCTCTCAACag CTGGTGACGGGCAGGACTTCAGGCACGGTCATCCCCCCACCTTTGGTGCGTGGAGGGCAGCAGGTGTCGTCCAAACATGGCTCCCAGATCATCATGCCGCCTCTTGTTAGAGGAGCGCAG CAGGTCCAGGCTCTccgccagcagcagcagcagcagttggCGTCCACCGGAGGTGGAGGCTCCGGGCCGCCTCCGTTACTGTTGGGGACCAGGACCTCGGCCCCTGCTGGCCAGGGCCAGAGAAACATGTTGCAGACAGGCCTCATCAGAGTAGGAACTAGTGCAAACTCACTG TCCTCGTCCACTTTGAAGGTGTCCTCCTCAGGGAGCGGCGGCGTGACTCTGGTCGGCACCAACGACAGTCCAGCCAGCCGCCAAGCCGCAGCCAAACTAGCTCTGCGGAAGCAACTAGAGAAGACCCTCTTGGAGATCCCGCCGCCCAAGCCTCCTGCTCCCGAGTTTAGCTTCCTGCCTTCGGCGGCCAATAATGAGTTCATCTACTTGGTGGGACTCGAGGAAGTGGTCCAGAACTTGCTGGATACCATTCACAGAG GAAAGACGGGCGTAGCTCTGCCCAAGCTGGTCGTCAGAGACCCCTTCGTGTGCACCCAGTGCCACACCGACTTCACGTGCAGGTGGAGGCAGGACAAGGCCAAAGGAGGCATCGTCCTCTGCGAAGACTGCATGTCGTCCAATCAGAAAAAGGCCCTGAAAGCCGAGCACACCAACAGGCTGAAAGCCGCTTTCGTCAAAGCGCTGCAGCAAGAGCAGGAAATCGAGCAGCGCATCATTCAGCAGACGTCTTCATCCATCTCCCACGGTAGCTCTTCATCCTCTTCGTCGTCACTGAAGGCGGAGCAACTGGTAGCTCAGCAGCTGAAGCAGGCTCAAGCACGATCCTCCCTGCACCGAGGGTCCAACGTCATCCACCATCACTCCATCAAG AGCTCCCAGGGCCAGCTGTCCCACAGTAGCGTGGTGAGGGGTGTCCCCcactccttctcctcctcttcccagCTGCAGAGTGCCGTGGCGGCCGCCGCTTTGGTCAGCCGTCCAGGTAAGCACGTGACCCAGCGCTCTGTCCAGATTTCAAAGGTGAGCAGCAGTGGAGTCGGCGGCAGCAGGAATGTGAGCGGAGGAGGTAGTGCCTCATCCACTGCATGGAAGAAGCAGAGCAACAGCAACAAAG GTGTGACCATGGCCTACGTGAACCCCAGCCTGAGCGGACACAAGACCTCAGCCAGCGTGGACGCACGTCAGAGGGAGTACCTGCTGGACATGATACCCTCACGCTCGTCCATCTCGCAGACTGCAAACACATGGAAATGA
- the LOC131126315 gene encoding transcriptional repressor p66 alpha-like isoform X3, which translates to MSEEDVRQTRSQKRALERDAAPQTIESSRDNNESKKPKLDLSEPTAQALIKSDPELEQDGQSPTETGSNEEPTQLPALAVKDEAAHETSSDNQTGCNDRTRRALKAESDVDTKNHLPVTEPKASSGMLATGEVKATIKVEVQTGEQPVDMSTSKGIKREKRPASPEEDDDIIILSDNDSPSPPVNGLNHLKELDTDLLMKSSPAERERIIKQLKEELRLEEAKLVLLKKLRQSQLQRDTLKSSGVSTSSAPPPLIRGTIASGKSSQQLVTGRTSGTVIPPPLVRGGQQVSSKHGSQIIMPPLVRGAQQVQALRQQQQQQLASTGGGGSGPPPLLLGTRTSAPAGQGQRNMLQTGLIRVGTSANSLSSSTLKVSSSGSGGVTLVGTNDSPASRQAAAKLALRKQLEKTLLEIPPPKPPAPEFSFLPSAANNEFIYLVGLEEVVQNLLDTIHRGKTGVALPKLVVRDPFVCTQCHTDFTCRWRQDKAKGGIVLCEDCMSSNQKKALKAEHTNRLKAAFVKALQQEQEIEQRIIQQTSSSISHGSSSSSSSSLKAEQLVAQQLKQAQARSSLHRGSNVIHHHSIKSSQGQLSHSSVVRGVPHSFSSSSQLQSAVAAAALVSRPGVTMAYVNPSLSGHKTSASVDARQREYLLDMIPSRSSISQTANTWK; encoded by the exons ATGTCTGAGGAGGACGTCCGCCAGACACGCAGCCAGAAGAGGGCGCTGGAAAGGGATGCTGCACCCCAGACAATAGAATCTTCCAGAGATAACAATGAAAGCAAAAAGCCTAAGCTGGACCTGTCCGAACCCACTGCCCAAGCACTCATTAAATCTGACCCCGAACTGGAACAGGATGGTCAGAGTCCAACTGAGACTGGATCAAATGAGGAGCCGACGCAGTTACCAGCGCTAGCAGTGAAAGACGAGGCCGCCCATGAAACGAGCTCGGACAATCAAACTGGATGCAATGACAGAACCAGAAGGGCTCTGAAAGCGGAGTCGGACGTGGATACCAAGAACCACTTACCAGTGACGGAGCCGAAGGCTTCCAGTGGCATGTTGGCTACGGGCGAGGTGAAGGCCACCATCAAAGTTGAGGTTCAGACTGGAGAACAGCCTGTGGACATGAGCACTTCCAAAGG CATCAAACGAGAGAAGCGACCTGCATCCCCTGAGgaggatgatgacatcatcatcttgTCAGACAATGACTCCCCGAGTCCTCCGGTGAATGGTCTGAACCACTTGAAGGAGCTGGACACGGACCTCCTCATG AAGAGCAGCCCGGCCGAGCGCGAGCGCATCATTAAGCAGCTGAAAGAGGAGCTGAGGCTGGAGGAGGCCAAGCTGGTGCTGCTGAAGAAGCTCCGACAAAGCCAGTTACAGCGGGACACTCTGAAG TCCTCGGGGGTGTCCACCTCCTCCGCTCCACCTCCTCTAATACGTGGGACCATCGCAAGCGGCAAAAGCTCTCAACag CTGGTGACGGGCAGGACTTCAGGCACGGTCATCCCCCCACCTTTGGTGCGTGGAGGGCAGCAGGTGTCGTCCAAACATGGCTCCCAGATCATCATGCCGCCTCTTGTTAGAGGAGCGCAG CAGGTCCAGGCTCTccgccagcagcagcagcagcagttggCGTCCACCGGAGGTGGAGGCTCCGGGCCGCCTCCGTTACTGTTGGGGACCAGGACCTCGGCCCCTGCTGGCCAGGGCCAGAGAAACATGTTGCAGACAGGCCTCATCAGAGTAGGAACTAGTGCAAACTCACTG TCCTCGTCCACTTTGAAGGTGTCCTCCTCAGGGAGCGGCGGCGTGACTCTGGTCGGCACCAACGACAGTCCAGCCAGCCGCCAAGCCGCAGCCAAACTAGCTCTGCGGAAGCAACTAGAGAAGACCCTCTTGGAGATCCCGCCGCCCAAGCCTCCTGCTCCCGAGTTTAGCTTCCTGCCTTCGGCGGCCAATAATGAGTTCATCTACTTGGTGGGACTCGAGGAAGTGGTCCAGAACTTGCTGGATACCATTCACAGAG GAAAGACGGGCGTAGCTCTGCCCAAGCTGGTCGTCAGAGACCCCTTCGTGTGCACCCAGTGCCACACCGACTTCACGTGCAGGTGGAGGCAGGACAAGGCCAAAGGAGGCATCGTCCTCTGCGAAGACTGCATGTCGTCCAATCAGAAAAAGGCCCTGAAAGCCGAGCACACCAACAGGCTGAAAGCCGCTTTCGTCAAAGCGCTGCAGCAAGAGCAGGAAATCGAGCAGCGCATCATTCAGCAGACGTCTTCATCCATCTCCCACGGTAGCTCTTCATCCTCTTCGTCGTCACTGAAGGCGGAGCAACTGGTAGCTCAGCAGCTGAAGCAGGCTCAAGCACGATCCTCCCTGCACCGAGGGTCCAACGTCATCCACCATCACTCCATCAAG AGCTCCCAGGGCCAGCTGTCCCACAGTAGCGTGGTGAGGGGTGTCCCCcactccttctcctcctcttcccagCTGCAGAGTGCCGTGGCGGCCGCCGCTTTGGTCAGCCGTCCAG GTGTGACCATGGCCTACGTGAACCCCAGCCTGAGCGGACACAAGACCTCAGCCAGCGTGGACGCACGTCAGAGGGAGTACCTGCTGGACATGATACCCTCACGCTCGTCCATCTCGCAGACTGCAAACACATGGAAATGA
- the armc6 gene encoding armadillo repeat-containing protein 6, whose protein sequence is MAVRRITQETFDTAVRENIDEFEMDPDEALREAVEQFQSQGVDLSCIVKAVPAVPSEDKQQEKTHEILKALESLRIAKDSAGITKVAADLKCFTEQCLLGFAQRYLAAQKDAYPIILSYCKKSVGDQEAALAALCALAALTDGQPDLLDADGQCFLLDILKKYRADSGVTRAALSTVRHCCLKHEQNRQDLVKAGVLPLMTDAVKQHIGCAEVVKEASAALRVMTFDDDVRVTFGHAHEHAKSIVLEHNGLKVLIESAKAHNDNISVLSELCATLSRLAVRNEFCQDICDLGGLKLIMTLLADSYESPELVRQVLSAIRAIAGNDDVKDAVVKAGGVQLIVIAMNRHQSNSSVCEQGCACLSVLALRKPNNCKVIMEEGGALAAVQAMKAHTDAVNVQKQACMLLRNLVSRQPNYSQLILDMGVEALIAQALRNHHDCSDAAKAALRDLGCQVELRELWTGKRGGITN, encoded by the exons ATGGCTGTACGGAGAATCACCCAGGAAACGTTCGATACTGCGGTGAGGGAAAACATCGACGAGTTTGAGATGGATCCTGACGAGGCTTTGAGGGAAGCTGTAGAGCAGTTTCAGTCTCAAG GTGTGGACCTCAGCTGTATTGTAAAGGCTGTACCCGCTGTGCCATCTGAGGACAAACAACAAGAGAAAACCCATGAGATCTTAAAG GCATTGGAGTCCCTCCGTATCGCAAAAGACTCTGCTGGCATTACCAAAGTGGCAGCAGATCTAAAGTGTTTCACCGAGCAATGTTTACTTGGATTTGCTCAAAGGTACCTGGCGGCCCAGAAAGACGCTTACCCCATCATCCTTTCCTACTGTAAAAAGAGTGTTGGAGACCAGGAAGCAGCATTGGCTGCTCTGTGCGCACTGGCTGCACTGACCGACGGACAACCGGACTTGTTAGATGCAGACGGACAATGCTTCCTTTTGGATATTCTCAAGAAGTACAGGGCTGATTCGGGTGTGACGCGAGCCGCCCTCTCCACCGTGCGTCACTGCTGTCTGAAACACGAGCAGAACAGACAGGATTTGGTCAAAGCAGGCGTCCTGCCTCTGATGACTGACGCCGTCAAACAGCATATCGGCTGCGCTGAGGTGGTCAAGGAGGCCTCTGCAGCTCTCAGGGTCATGACCTTTGATGATGATGTCCGGGTTACATTTGGGCATGCTCACGAGCATGCCAAGAGTATTGTTCTTGAACATAATGGGCTCAAGGTCTTAATAGAGTCTGCAAAAG CTCATAATGACAATATCTCTGTCTTGAGTGAGCTGTGCGCCACCTTGTCCCGTTTGGCCGTCAGGAACGAGTTCTGCCAAGACATATGTGACCTGGGAGGGCTGAAACTCATTATGACGCTGCTTGCAGACAGCTATGAGTCACCG GAGTTGGTTCGGCAGGTCCTGAGCGCAATACGAGCCATCGCTGGAAATGATGATGTAAAAGATGCTGTTGTTAAAGCGGGTGGAGTCCAGCTCATCGTCATCGCCATGAACAGACACCAGTCAAATTCCTCG GTGTGTGAGCAGGGCTGCGCGTGCCTTTCTGTCCTTGCTTTACGTAAACCCAACAACTGCAAGGTCATCATGGAGGAAGGAGGTGCCTTAGCTGCTGTACAGGCTATGAAGGCTCACACTGATGCTGTGAATGTGCAG AAACAGGCATGCATGCTGTTGAGGAACCTGGTGTCGCGTCAGCCCAACTACAGCCAACTGATTCTGGACATGGGAGTGGAGGCACTCATAGCGCAGGCACTACGAAACCATCACGACTGCAGCGATGCCGCTAAAGCTGCCCTCAGGGATCTGGGCTGCCAGGTGGAGCTACGAGAGCTGTGGACTGGCAAACGCGGCGGCATCACCAACTGA
- the ndufa13 gene encoding NADH dehydrogenase [ubiquinone] 1 alpha subcomplex subunit 13, with amino-acid sequence MAGSKVKQDMPPSGGYAAFDYKRNLPKRGLSGYSMFGIGIGVMVFGYWRLFKWNRERRRLQIEDMEARIALMPLLQAEQDRRTLRMMRENLEEEAVIMKDVPGWKVGESVFHTDRWVTPPSEELFNLRPREEFIQKRFGFLRHM; translated from the exons ATGGCGGGGTCCAAGGTGAAGCAGGACATGCCTCCTTCGGGAGGTTATGCTGCATTTGACTACAAGAGAAATCTACCAAAAAGAGGACTATCTG GTTATAGCATGTTTGGCATTGGCATTGGCGTTATGGTGTTTGGTTACTGGAGACTGTTCAAGTGGAACCGGGAGAGGAG GCGATTGCAGATTGAGGATATGGAAGCCAGGATAGCTCTAATGCCGCTACTTCAGGCAGAGCAAGACCGCAG aacCTTACGCATGATGAGGGAAAATTTAGAAGAGGAGGCTGTTATCATGAAAGACGTTCCAGGCTGGAAG GTCGGCGAGAGCGTATTTCACACAGACCGCTGGGTCACCCCTCCGTCCGAGGAGCTCTTCAACCTCAGGCCACGGGAGGAGTTTATACAGAAGCGCTTTGGCTTCTTGCGGCATATGTGA